The Candidatus Neomarinimicrobiota bacterium genome contains a region encoding:
- a CDS encoding DUF4147 domain-containing protein has protein sequence MTATPEQLREHALSIFHAAVEAVQPENCIPSFVRRRLNSIEIQSNSYPLDQYEDIYVIAFGKAASGMFRALFNILQDDVSRAIILDPEVPVGHETIQDDRIQYYQGTHPLPSEKNREAAEAILDLCQSASDRDLIFFLISGGGSSLLFAPSKNVPLDGYKHLTEDLMKAGLTIHELNTVRTALSRVKGGQLLSQTDGADVVNLIISDVIGDPVEFIASGPTVFPDVDSMDQLRMRAKSILEQNGLFRKNSDWLAPALEEGYPATHAKEPDTHIVGSNRLALSAAKRKANDIGYNTIILSSMLEGESRNIGHLLGTVLLETIESGNPLEPPCCILSGGETTVTVRGEGKGGRNQELALGAADILRDAGAGLLLSAGTDGIDGPTDAAGAIVDSTTAFRAVREGLSIADTLRENDSYYFFNILDDLVLTGPTGTNVMDIQIGLME, from the coding sequence ATGACGGCCACGCCGGAACAACTCCGTGAACACGCGCTCAGTATTTTTCATGCCGCCGTTGAAGCAGTACAGCCGGAAAATTGTATCCCGAGTTTCGTTCGCAGAAGGTTGAATTCGATAGAAATTCAGAGTAATTCCTATCCCCTGGACCAATATGAGGATATCTACGTTATCGCTTTTGGGAAGGCTGCCTCAGGGATGTTCCGGGCACTTTTTAACATCTTGCAGGACGATGTAAGCCGGGCAATCATCCTCGATCCCGAAGTACCCGTCGGCCATGAAACGATTCAGGACGATCGGATCCAATATTATCAGGGAACCCATCCCTTGCCGTCAGAGAAAAACCGCGAAGCGGCAGAAGCGATTCTGGATCTCTGCCAATCAGCCAGTGACCGCGATCTCATATTCTTCCTGATCTCCGGCGGCGGCTCTTCACTGCTCTTTGCGCCGAGTAAAAATGTCCCGCTGGATGGGTACAAGCATCTCACTGAGGACCTGATGAAAGCCGGTCTCACCATTCACGAACTCAACACCGTTCGGACAGCCCTTTCCCGGGTCAAGGGTGGCCAACTCTTATCCCAAACTGACGGCGCTGACGTCGTCAATCTCATAATATCCGATGTGATAGGCGATCCGGTGGAATTTATCGCCTCCGGACCGACGGTGTTCCCCGATGTCGATTCCATGGATCAGCTCCGGATGCGAGCCAAATCCATTCTTGAACAAAACGGCCTTTTTCGGAAAAACAGCGACTGGCTGGCTCCGGCTCTCGAGGAAGGATATCCTGCCACGCATGCCAAAGAGCCAGATACGCACATCGTGGGCTCAAACCGTCTCGCACTCTCTGCTGCCAAACGGAAAGCTAACGATATCGGTTACAATACCATCATACTCTCTTCAATGCTGGAGGGAGAAAGCCGGAATATTGGTCATCTTCTGGGGACGGTGCTGTTGGAAACGATTGAGAGCGGGAATCCGCTGGAACCGCCCTGCTGCATCCTGAGTGGCGGCGAGACGACAGTAACCGTCCGCGGCGAAGGTAAAGGTGGGCGCAACCAGGAACTTGCGCTTGGGGCTGCAGATATCCTGAGAGATGCCGGTGCTGGCCTGTTATTAAGCGCAGGAACTGATGGTATCGACGGCCCCACAGATGCCGCTGGCGCCATCGTGGATTCCACTACCGCATTCCGCGCCGTACGGGAGGGACTCAGCATCGCCGATACCCTGCGTGAAAATGACAGTTATTAT
- a CDS encoding phosphoglycolate phosphatase produces the protein MQLPALIFDLDGTLLDSSPDLALAVNSLLDELGYPPLSVEKVTEFIGDGTPKLAERSLIDSGAIDSPDEPRFDDYFQRLLVFYEENLANKTTIFPGVREFLEDHKEHPMAVVTNKPDQFTRPVLEAFKLADYFSFIAGGDRYAKRKPDPYPVEQAMASLGVRPEQTVMIGDGDTDILAGNAAGATTVAVLFGNRSPEELKSLNPDYTITAFSQLTTIIGNLKNPSS, from the coding sequence ATGCAATTACCTGCGCTTATATTCGATTTAGACGGAACCCTCCTGGATTCCAGCCCGGATCTGGCACTGGCAGTAAATAGTTTACTGGATGAACTTGGCTATCCTCCACTCTCTGTGGAAAAAGTAACAGAGTTTATCGGCGACGGGACGCCCAAACTGGCGGAACGATCACTTATTGATTCGGGCGCTATTGATTCGCCTGATGAACCCCGATTTGACGATTATTTTCAACGGCTGCTTGTGTTCTATGAGGAGAACCTGGCCAACAAGACCACCATTTTTCCCGGTGTCCGGGAATTCCTGGAAGACCATAAAGAACATCCTATGGCCGTGGTAACAAACAAACCGGACCAATTTACCCGGCCGGTGCTGGAAGCGTTTAAACTTGCTGATTATTTTTCTTTTATCGCCGGCGGTGACCGCTACGCTAAACGGAAACCGGATCCGTACCCGGTGGAACAGGCTATGGCATCGCTGGGAGTCCGACCGGAACAGACAGTGATGATCGGTGACGGTGATACCGATATCCTGGCAGGGAATGCAGCCGGAGCAACAACCGTAGCTGTGCTATTCGGCAACAGGTCACCGGAGGAACTGAAAAGTCTGAACCCCGATTACACCATTACTGCATTCAGTCAACTCACAACGATAATTGGCAATCTGAAAAACCCATCTTCCTGA
- a CDS encoding redoxin domain-containing protein, with translation MKKRQLLYLGIALLVNTSLLFGKDLQVGDQAPDFTLPFATKDTINFDGINLSDFYGKQPVVIAFYPADWSSGCTTQMCTFRDNISAFNAIDAEVLGISGDYVFSHKAWIDSMGFQFKLLSDHKHKVAQMYNSYNPKRGFNKRTVYVVDEDGKISYINMEYSPGDPADFDELQQHLSSLGSQ, from the coding sequence ATGAAAAAACGACAATTGCTTTATTTAGGAATTGCCCTGTTAGTTAATACTTCCCTTTTATTTGGGAAAGATCTGCAAGTCGGCGATCAGGCGCCGGATTTTACACTACCGTTCGCAACGAAAGATACCATAAATTTCGATGGAATTAATCTCAGCGATTTCTATGGAAAACAGCCAGTCGTCATCGCGTTTTATCCGGCGGACTGGAGTTCCGGATGCACCACGCAGATGTGCACGTTCCGTGATAATATTTCGGCGTTTAACGCCATTGATGCGGAAGTATTGGGGATCAGCGGCGATTATGTGTTTTCGCATAAGGCATGGATCGATTCCATGGGGTTCCAGTTTAAACTCCTGAGTGACCATAAGCATAAAGTTGCCCAGATGTATAATAGCTATAACCCGAAGCGCGGATTTAACAAGCGAACGGTTTACGTGGTCGATGAGGACGGCAAAATCAGTTACATTAACATGGAGTATTCCCCAGGCGATCCGGCGGATTTTGATGAATTGCAGCAGCACCTCTCTTCCCTGGGAAGCCAGTAA